From Daucus carota subsp. sativus chromosome 6, DH1 v3.0, whole genome shotgun sequence, the proteins below share one genomic window:
- the LOC108225887 gene encoding uncharacterized protein LOC108225887, translating to MLLLFVGNIYSLSVHYQLYINKHCNTIYSSRRGHTMATAQYQTLDKLKAVVNEYKIKVRVIRLGRGSTRTGEEFKNFNLILLDHKGQRIHAFVPTKCAEEIYSQITVGRVFSIKQFMVQKYSQTEKFRVVRNESQLIFSKDTIIQEQAYDGVTIPQEAFDFYDHSQLIELSNQTTYLEDVVGIIKDYDQIRDLKNKHGQDQKKTKLVITDGRLANEEFAKKALGKNNVKTIHKINVDELKKLGKNAIEGLFKLHVTIKSIDPTFGWFYNACTSCEKETKMENPCPICESCNRYVPYPDQKFRFHVIAEDMTGKVQVVLGDREARTIIGKRCLHLADEMFTEEGLPKTLLSIVDKDYSLVIQVREMNVVNNFNVYWANNICKGFVGLPGATNQSANAKDAQTSQPTTSTYNAGGLSDIDLASN from the exons ATGCTATTATTGTTTGTTGGAAACATTTACTCACTTTCTGTACAttaccaactatatataaacaaacacTGTAATACAATTTACTCTTCAAGAAGAGGACATACAATGGCCACTGCACAGTATCAAACACTTGACAAGCTTAAAGCTGTAGTTAATGAGTACAAGATCAAAGTTCGAGTTATTCGCTTAGGGAGAGGCTCAACAAGAACCGGTGAGGAGTTCAAAAATTTCAACTTGATTCTCCTTGACCACAAG GGTCAAAGGATTCATGCCTTTGTTCCGACAAAATGTGCAGAGGAGATTTATAGCCAGATAACTGTTGGAAGAGTCTTCAGCATCAAGCAATTTATGGTGCAGAAATACAGCCAGACAGAGAAGTTTAGAGTGGTGAGAAATGAGAGTCAGCTGATTTTCAGTAAAGACACCATCATCCAAGAGCAAGCATATGATGGTGTTACCATCCCACAGGAAGCTTTTGATTTCTACGATCATAGCCAACTGATAGAACTTTCAAATCAAACCACTTACCTGGAAG ATGTTGTAGGAATCATAAAAGATTATGATCAGATAAGAGATCTAAAGAACAAGCATGGTCAAGATCAGAAAAAAACAAAGTTGGTTATCACTGATGGGAG GTTGGCGAATGAGGAGTTTGCAAAAAAGGCATTAggcaaaaataatgttaaaaccATACACAAGATCAATGTCGATGAGCTGAAGAAACTTGGAAAAAATGCTATTGAG GGATTATTCAAGCTACACGTGACAATCAAAAGTATTGATCCAACCTTTGGATGGTTTTACAATGCATGCACAAGCTGTGAGAAGGAAACGAAGATGGAAAATCCATGTCCAATTTGTGAGAGCTGCAATCGCTATGTCCCTTATCCAGATCAGAA GTTCAGATTTCATGTCATTGCTGAGGATATGACCGGAAAGGTTCAAGTTGTCTTGGGAGATAGGGAGGCACGTACAATTATTGGAAAAAGATGTTTACATTTGGCTGATGAG ATGTTCACTGAGGAAGGATTGCCGAAAACTTTGCTAAGTATTGTCGACAAAGACTACAGCTTAGTAATCCAAGTCAGGGAAATGAATGTCGTAAACAATTTCAATGTTTACTGGGCCAATAACATATGCAAAGGCTTTGTTGGCCTTCCAGGTGCCACAAATCAGAGTGCTAACGCCAAAGATGCACAAACTTCCCAG CCAACAACTTCAACCTACAATGCTGGAGGTCTCTCGGACATCGACTTAGCCAGCAACTGA
- the LOC108225888 gene encoding uncharacterized protein LOC108225888, which produces MELNPYNPINTLDTSTYEWKCCVRVQSFWKGMNRESQEFWGVNMILIDDSNSRIHAFANSKYCDDLLKDMKEGQIYEICNFKVKDYLGDEKFRAVRNKKHLFFTPHTKFQQADTIGLNIEKYAFDLFHYDEIDKLADDNRFLIGMQSSVQVTFFDYFGEQLGTEFGKLDGTSIFVIISWAKVGRYEGVAHLSNYPAARDFINPEHYSVDRLKKSLTEEKKVPDVVFMPNQPKPAELTKKLLKVKEIKNLPKDFEEGIIYCEVTVKRFMDKSSWYFRKCTGCDLELEVQDAKFKCLRDGGCERIYPYPEKRFHDSNPLAIRFRVGTLCSDETGSIAIIFPDNEITRMIDKTVIDLHAECADEAEEEKFSEILNFLLKQKYTITIDLNKENIEKGCTVYNAKQIVDTHEKGDSFDPNKATVVDVEDVSMQNVTETDATESNTEHRKFNQHEVQSTQDN; this is translated from the exons ATGGAGTTGAATCCCTACAACCCTATAAACACTTTGGACACTAGCACTTATGAATGGAAATGCTGTGTAAGGGTGCAGTCCTTTTGGAAAGGAATGAACAGAGAAAGTCAGGAATTTTGgggagttaatatgatattgaTTGACGATTCG aATTCAAGGATACATGCTTTTGCAAACTCGAAGTATTGTGATGACCTACTAAAGGATATGAAAGAAGGTCAAATTTACGAGATATGTAACTTTAAAGTAAAGGATTATTTGGGTGATGAGAAATTTAGGGCTGTGCGAAACAAGAAGCATTTGTTTTTTACACCTCACACTaagtttcagcaggctgatactATTGGACTTAACATTGAAAAATATGCTTTCGACCTTTTTCACTATGACGAAATTGATAAACTGGCAGATGACAATCGCTTTCTTATTGGTATGCA GTCAAGTGTGCAAGTGACGTTCTTTGATTACTTTGGTGAGCAATTGGGAACAGAGTTTGGGAAGTTGGACGGCACAAGTATTTTTGTGATAATTTCATGGGCAAAAGTTGGTAGATACGAAG GTGTTGCTCATTTATCAAACTATCCTGCAGCAAGGGATTTTATCAACCCAGAACACTATAGTGTCGATCGGCTAAAAAAGAG tttgacagaagaaaaaaaagttccaGATGTGGTGTTCATGCCAAATCAACCAAAACCAGCTGAGTTAACTAAGAAACTACTGAAGGTGAAAGAGATAAAAAATCTTCCGAAGGATTTTGAAGAG GGTATCATATATTGTGAGGTCACAGTGAAGAGATTCATGGACAAATCAAGTTGGTACTTCAGGAAATGTACAGGTTGTGATTTAGAGCTAGAAGTTCAAGATGCAAAATTCAAATGCTTACGTGATGGTGGTTGCGAAAGGATTTACCCTTATCCTGAGAAGAGGTTTCATG ACTCAAATCCACTTGCAATTAGATTCCGAGTAGGCACTCTATGCTCTGATGAAACTGGATCAATTGCTATTATCTTCCCAGACAACGAAATCACGAGAATGATTGACAAAACTGTTATCGACCTGCATGCTGAATGTGCTGAT GAAGCGGAGGAGGAGAAATTTTCAGAAATACTCAATTTCCTTCTCAAACAGAAATATACCATAACCATTGATCTGAACAAGGAGAATATTGAAAAAGGTTGTACGGTATATAATGCCAAACAAATTGTGGACACGCATGAAAAAGGTGACAGCTTTGATCCAAACAAGGCCACAGTTGTTGATGTGGAAGACGTTTCAATGCAGAAC GTTACTGAAACGGATGCTACTGAATCAAACACCGAACACCGGAAATTCAACCAACATGAAGTCCAGAGCACGCAAGATAACTGA